A genomic region of Lycorma delicatula isolate Av1 chromosome 4, ASM4794821v1, whole genome shotgun sequence contains the following coding sequences:
- the LOC142324006 gene encoding annexin B9-like isoform X2, producing MSYPPYNPYGTPTLRPAEPFNPREDAEILRKAMKGFGTDEKSIINVLAYRTNVQRQEIAVQFKTLYGKDLIKNLKSELSGNFEDLIVAMMMPIPYFLAKEVHDAISGVGTDEETLIEILCTSTNNDIHILCNEYERTFGCSMEEALASDTSGCFRRLLVSICQGNRSENYYVDQAAAQSDAQALLRAGELQLGTDESTFNAILCSRSYPQLRQIFEEYQRVTGHDFTTAIENEFSGDIQAGLLAIVNSVRDRPGYFAERLYNCMKGFGTKDRTLQRIVAVRCEIDMVEIKNSFLAKYGKSLQEFIADDCSGDYKKTLLALVN from the exons ggcACTCCTACTCTGAGACCAGCAGAACCATTTAATCCTAGAGAAGATGCTGAAATATTACGTAAAGCAATGAAAGGATTTGGAACAGatgaaaaatctattattaatgttCTTGCATATCGAACAAATGTTCAGAGGCAGGAAATTGCTGTACAGTTTAAAACTCTTTATGGAAAG gatttgataaagaatttaaaaagtgaattgaGTGGAAACTTTGAAGATTTGATTGTTGCTATGATGATGCCTATACCATATTTCTTGGCCAAAGAAGTCCATGATGCTATAAGTGGTGTTGGTACTGATGAAGAAAccttaatagaaatattatgtaCTTCAACTAATAATGATATTCACATACTTTGTAATGAGTATGAAAGAA caTTTGGTTGTTCAATGGAAGAAGCTCTGGCTAGTGATACCTCAGGATGTTTTAGAAGACTTCTTGTCTCCATTTGTCAG GGTAACAGAAGTGAAAACTATTATGTTGATCAAGCAGCTGCCCAAAGTGATGCACAGGCTCTTCTTCGTGCag GTGAATTACAACTTGGCACCGATGAATCTACATTCAATGCTATTTTATGCTCTAGAAGTTATCCACAATTGAGGCAGATATTTGAAGAATATCAGCGTGTGACAGGACATGATTTTACAACAGctattgaaaatgaattttctggtGACATTCAAGCAGGGTTACTTGCTATCG TTAACTCTGTTCGAGATAGACCTGGTTATTTTGCAGAGAGATTATATAACTGTATGAAAGGTTTTGGTACAAAGGATCGTACTTTACAAAGAATTGTTGCTGTACGATGTGAAATTGACAtggttgaaataaaaaatagttttcttgcTAAATATGGAAAATCTCTTCAAGAATTTATAGCT gatgaTTGTTCTGGTGATTACAAGAAAACATTGCTTGCTcttgtcaattaa